GGCCACGGCCGTGGACGCCGACGCCCTGAAGCGCTGGTGCGCGCAGAGCCCGTCGCATGCACGCGCCTTCGCCGAGGTCAATCTCCTCTGGGATAACGTCGAGGTGGCCGCGCATTTGCCGTCGGTCGCCGCGTCGTCCCAAATCGCGGTCCGGGGCGAAGCACCCCAATCGCGGCGCTGGGTCCTCGGCGCGATGGCGGCATCCGCTGCAGCGGCGGCGGGCGCTTTCGCCGTCGATCCCCCGTTCGGACTTTGGCCGTCGTTGCCGGAACTCGGCGCCGACTATCGCACTTTAACCGCCGAACGTCGCGACATTGCGATGCCGGACGGTGTCAAAATCGAACTCAACACACGCAGTAGCCTGAACATCGTCGCGGGCCAGTCGGGGCAGCAGATCGAGCTGATTGCCGGCGAGGCGGCGATTTCGTGTCCGCATCAGACGGTGCTGTCGGTGCTCGCGGGCGGCGGCGTGGTGCGAGCCGCGGACGCGCAATTCAACATTCGCAGCGATGCGGCAGGATCGATCGTCACCTGTCGACGCGGCGTGGTGTCGCTGAACTATGCTCGACGATCCGTCAGCGTCCGAGAGGGGCATCAGGCGTCTTACGTGGACGGCCGGGTCGGCCCGGTCATCGCGGTCGAGGCCGCTGCAGTGATGGCTTGGCGCGAAGGTCAGTTGGTGTTTCGGCGGACCCCGCTGGCGGAGGCCGTCGACGAGGTCAATCGCTACCGCAGCGGCCGTATCGTTCTGATGAACGAGACGCTCGGTCGTCGTCTGGTCGATGCCAAAATTCCGATTGATCGCGTCGACAGTTTGATCGCGTTGATTCAGCAGGCCTATGGCGCCAAAGTGATATCCCTGCCGGGTGCAATCGTCCTCATCTCATGACGGCTGCGGAGTTCCGGTCGGCCGGCTCCTCGATGAAATTTTCATGACGCGGTTCAGTCGGGCGCCGGGTCGACCGTCTCATCGTTCACAAGAAGAGACCAGGTTCAGGTGCGTCAGTCCTTCGTGGCGGCGGTCGGCTATAATCGACAGCAGCGTGCGAGGCGATGTCGTCCCTTGAGGTTCCTTCGATCAGGCAGATGCAGCGCGGCTCTCGTCGTGCCGTGAGGGGAACAATGATGGCGTCGAACGGCAACCTGCGTAGGACTTTCTCGCGTCGCGGAGTATGGCTCACCACGGTCAGCGCGGTCGCGATGTTGCTGCTTCCCGCGGCCGGTCAGGCCCGATCGCTGAATGGCGCGGGTTCCGAAGTCCAATCGGCGCCGAATGTCGCAGCCGACGCGGCGTCGCAGGCGGCACAGCAGGCGGCGGCGGCTGCGCGGCAGACCGGGGACTCGCTGGCGCGTGCCGCACGGGCTGTCCAGGAAATGCAGGCAGCGCAGGCGGCGGCTCGCGCGGCTGCAGCCGTCGCACAGGCATCTGCGGTCGTCCCGAACGGGCTTGGCGTGGGAGGTCTGCTGCCGAACGTCTCGGCCGGATGGAGCGGAGCCAAGACGCCGACGCAGAGCGTCGACGCAGATGGCCGGACCCAGGTCGGCATCGAACAGACGTCGCAGCGAGCGATCTTGAATTGGCAAAGCTTCAACGTCGGCGCGCGGACGACGTTGACGTTCGACCAGAAGGGCAACGCGAATTGGGTCGCGCTCAATCGCGTCGACAGCGCGACGGCGCCCAGCTTGATCCTCGGCAATATCCGGGCCGACGGCCAAGTCTATGTGATCAATCAGAGCGGCATCATTTTCGGCGGTGGCAGCCAGGTCAACGTCGGGGCGTTGATCGCGTCGGCTGCCGGCATCACCGACAGCCAGTTTCTCACCAAGGGCATCTTCAGTAGCCAGAGCGGCGGAGCTTACGCGCCGAGCTTCACGGCCTCCGGCGGCAAGGTGGTGCTGGAAACTGGCGCGACGATTAGCACACATGCACCGGCCTCGGTGACCTCCGGCGGTGGCTTCGTACTGCTGATCGGCTCCGAGGTCGCCAATGCCGGCATGATCGGCACGCCGAACGGTCAGGCTCTGCTCGCCGCAGGCGACAGCTTCATCCTGCGCCCCGGCTTCGGCACCGACAGTAACGTCACATCGACGACACGCGGCATCGAGATCGCACCGGTGATCGCACAGGGCGGCACCGCTGGCGGCGTCGTCAATAGCGGGCTGATCGTGGCCCAACAAGGCGACATCACGCTGACCGGTCGCACCATTACCCAGGCCGGGGCGCTGGTGTCGACGACCTCGGTGAACAGTCGCGGAACCATTCATCTGCTCAATTCGGCCAGCGACGATACTGGAACTGTTACGCTCGCGGGCGGCAGCCTCAGCGCGATCCTGCCGGAGCTCGTCAGCACCGACACGGCGCTGGACGCCCAGCGCGACGCGCTGATCGCCGCATCCGCCGCAAACCTCGCGCGGCCGAGCGGCGCCACTGGCGTGTTCGACAATCTTTCCAGTCTCGCCGACCGTCAGGATCAGTCCCGGATCGAGATCGTCACCGGCGGGACGATCAACTTCAAGAACGGCTCCTACACGGCGGCGCAAGGCGGCCAGATCGCTGCGAGCGCGGGAAAGCGCATCTTCGTCGAGGACGGCGCCGCGCTCGACGTCTCCGGCGTCCGCCACGTCGCGGTGGCGATGGCGTCGAACAATATCAAGGTCAACGTCCAGGGCAACGAGCTGCGCGACAGTCCGCAGAATCGCGACTCTGAAGTGCTCAAGAACAACGACGTCTGGATCGACATCCGAGACCTCACGCTGGTGCCGGCGGGCACCGGCGGCTATGCGTCGGACCGTTACTACACGGCCGGCGGCCTGCTCGAAGTCGGCGGTTATCTCGGCACCACCGCCCACAGCATCGGCGAGTGGTCGGCGCTCGGCGGCAGCATCACGCTGGCCTCCGCTGAAGTGATCACACAAAGAGGATCGTTGGTCGATATTTCGGGCGGTTCGCTGGACTACGCGGCCGGCTGGATCCGTTCGACAAACTTGATCGGAAGCGACGGCCGCAGCTACAGCATCGATCAGGCGCCCAGCGACCTGACGTTCACGAGCTTCGGCGGAAGTTTCTCGCGCCGCCATAGCATCCAGGGTAAAACGGACAACCGCCTGACCGAAATCTGGGGCTCCGTCTCGGGGCGCGGGCGTGATTCGTATCGTTGGGAGGAAGGATACAGCGTCGGCCGCGATGCAGGCCGGCTGACCGTTTTCTCGCCCACCGTGCTGCTGGATGGCGACATCGTTGCCGATACCATCGTCGGCGACCGGCAGGTGAGCAAACGTAGCGCCGGCGTCGCCGATGGCTACAAGGCGGCGCAGACCACCGTTGCGCAGGCGGGCGGCCTGGTGATCGGCCGCAGCAACGGGATCGATGAAGACGGTGCTTTCGGCACGCCGATCGTTCTCGCCCAGGTCGGCCCGACCACCTCGGAGCTGACCGCCGATGCCAGCCTTTCGACTCAGGCGACCAATCAAATCCAGCTCGATGCCGCCCGGCTCAGCAGTTTTGGGCTCGGCTTGCTGAGGCTGACCTCGTCCAGCTCCATAACGGTTGCAGCTCCACTAACTCTCGCCGATGGCGGATCGTTGCAACTGATCGCGCCGGATGTCGGCATCAACGCCAACGTGACGGCGCGCAGCGGTTCGGTGTCTATCGGCAACGTCGCCCCGGTGTCCAAGTCGGCTTCGAGCGCTGCGACGCCGCTGTTCGTCGATGGCACCGCGAACTTCACTTTGGCCAATGCGGCCACGATCGACCTCCGCGGCGTTTGGACCAACAGCTCGCTCGAGCGTGACGAGCCCGATCAGGCCGCTTATGTCGATGGCGGTAGCCTTGACGTGCGCATGACGCACGGCTCCGTCGTCGTCGAATCCGGGACTACGATCGACGTCACCTCCGGCGCAACGCTGACGTCGAAGGGCAGACTGATCGGTGGTCGTGGCGGCAGCGTAAGCTTGGTCGCCGGAGCCGATATCGTCGAGGGCGTCTCCGACTCAATTCCGGCATCGGCAAAGCTCGTGCTCGACGGAACGATCCGGGCCGAGGGCGTCGTTGGTGGCGGGACGTTGACTCTGCGCGCGCCGCAGGCCGTGACGTTCGGCGGAAATGCGATCCTCGCCTCGGGTGTGCTGCCGCCCGGCGTGCCGTTGCCGGCCTCGGTGCAATTGACTGAAGGCTTTGTGCTGCCCGCCGGAACGGTGATGACCTTCGCGGCGACGCGGACGCTCGACGTGTTTGCGCCGGGCGCGCCGATTCCGATGGGCGCACGGCCGCTGAACGGCGTTCCGACGATCCTCGCGGATAGCTGGACCGTTCCGGTCGGCGTGGGCGGCACCGCGAACGGCAACACTCCGCTCGTCGCCGGACGGGTGATGCCGGCGGGGACGTCGGTCGTGCTGTACAGCATGCCGGGCGGCTATGTGCTGCCGGCCTCGGCGTTTCCGAATGGACTGCCGGCACAGCCTTACACGGCGACCCTGATGCCGGGCGATCGCTTGTTGAAGGCGGTGCGTTTCGAAGCCGGCGAGATTCTGCCGCAAGGCGCGGTGCTGACACAGGCGATCTCGTTCAAACCGGCGCTGACGCTGGATCCGGCGATCCTGGCGACGGGATTCTCGAATTACAGCATCGCCAGTCTCGGCGGCATCGCGATCGGCGACGGCGTCGCGCTGCGGCCGATCGTTCCGACACTGCGGCTGTCAGAGGGCAGCGCGGCTGCAGCCAGCGGAACCGATCCGGCTCGCGCGCTCGAGAGCTGGCAGCCGTCGGTTTATCTCGACTCCCCGAACGACGCGGTCATCACGCAGCGCCCCGGTGCCAGCATCGCACTGGCGGGGGCCAGCATGGCGCTCGGCCGGGGGGCGGTCATCGAGGTCGATCCGCTGCAATCCATCAGCCTGACGACCAACCAAGCAACCGTCGACGGCTCCTTGATCGCGCATGGCGGCCGGATCGCGCTGCTGCCCGATCTGCAGCGTCGGTTCTTGATCGGCTCGCTTTGGATCGGAGGCGATGCGGTTCTCGACGTTTCTGGTGAAGCCGTCACCGCGCGCGACTCGCGAGGTTTCCGCTATGGCCTGGTGCAGGACGGCGGATCGCTGTTGATCGGGCTGGCCGACGCGACGCCGGCCAGCAACGGCTATCTGGCCGCCACGGCATCGCCCGTCGTCATCCGCCCGGGCGCGCGATTGCTCGCCAATGGCGCGAGCGCGATCATCGATGCCGATCGCGCTGACGGCCCAGACTTCTCGCGGTCGGCCACCCTGGTGGGGGGCGACGGCGGATTGATCCGGATCGGATCGCTTGCGAGCATTCTGCTCGATGGAACGCTGCAGGCGCGCGCCGGCAGCCTACAGGCCGCAGGCGGAACCTTGAACATCGCACTCGAAAACTCGACGCTCGCCGATCAGGCGAGTGTTCTGCGCACCATCACTCTGGCGCAGGAACACGTCGGGTCGGGACTGCCGTCGGACGCGACCGCCACCTCCATGGGCCGACTGCCGGTCGGCGTCGCGCGGCTGTCCGCGGCGGACATCACGGCCGGTGGTTTCGGTACACTCGATCTGTGGGCGCGCGATGTTCTCGCCTTCGGCAGCGACGTCTCGCTCCAGATGAGCGAGGCGCTGCTGATCCATCGCGGTGTCTTCACGGTCGCCGCTGCGGCGGGCGCGCCCGACATTCGGCTTTCGGCGCCCTATCTGTTGCTCGACGGCAAGACGCCGAACCTGGTCGATGGCGGCGCGATCCCGCCCGGCTTGGGACTGAATGATTATCTGGGTGACTTCGCCGCCACCAATGTCGGCCATTTGACGCTCACGGCTGATCTCGTCGATGTCCGTAATTCGGTTCAGTTCGGCATGGTCGGCAGAGTGTTCACGCTGAGCGCCTCGGAGACCGTCGAGGTTCCGGGGTTCGCCCATGTCGCGGTGAACAGCTCGGGTGACGTTCGCTTTACCAACGGTGAGCTGATCTCGAACGGGCCGGACCTGACCATCACCGCGTCGCAGCTCTATCCGACCACAGGCGCCACAGGAAACGTGCGCGTGGGCCCGCTGCGCAGTCCGCTGCCGGGCGATCCGGACTGGACCCTGACCATTCG
The DNA window shown above is from Rhodopseudomonas palustris HaA2 and carries:
- a CDS encoding FecR family protein; protein product: MEEDGNPVADAAGYPTLRFEARRWLVRITSGEATAVDADALKRWCAQSPSHARAFAEVNLLWDNVEVAAHLPSVAASSQIAVRGEAPQSRRWVLGAMAASAAAAAGAFAVDPPFGLWPSLPELGADYRTLTAERRDIAMPDGVKIELNTRSSLNIVAGQSGQQIELIAGEAAISCPHQTVLSVLAGGGVVRAADAQFNIRSDAAGSIVTCRRGVVSLNYARRSVSVREGHQASYVDGRVGPVIAVEAAAVMAWREGQLVFRRTPLAEAVDEVNRYRSGRIVLMNETLGRRLVDAKIPIDRVDSLIALIQQAYGAKVISLPGAIVLIS